In Actinoplanes sp. NBC_00393, a single genomic region encodes these proteins:
- a CDS encoding branched-chain amino acid ABC transporter permease, whose translation MSLTQSLTERAAAALDVSRAARSSKVSTLVMAVAVAALCALPFLVFAQVTDTLVNLFVLIALACMWNLLAGFGGLVSVGQQAYIGIGAYSVIAFADLGVQPYLAVLLAAVTCAIFAVPTSWLAFRLRGDYFAVGTWVIAEVYRLLVVRVSSLGGASGKSLTGLSGLDQTLRGALTYWVALGLALASIAGCYLLLRGRLGLSLMAVRDEETAASSVGIDVRRAKLLVYLVSAAGCGAAGGVITVSSLSVNPDAIFSVQWSAYMIFIVVIGGIGYIEGPLLGAVVFFALQQLLSDYGSWYLILLGAIGMAVALWLPRGLWGLVRDRTGLSLFPVGYFVRTRAADADPT comes from the coding sequence ATGAGCCTGACGCAGTCCCTGACCGAACGGGCCGCCGCCGCGCTGGACGTCAGCCGGGCCGCCCGCTCGTCGAAGGTGTCCACGCTGGTGATGGCGGTCGCCGTCGCCGCGCTGTGCGCCCTGCCGTTCCTGGTGTTCGCCCAGGTGACCGACACGCTGGTGAACCTGTTCGTGCTGATCGCGCTGGCCTGTATGTGGAACCTGCTGGCCGGGTTCGGCGGCCTGGTCTCGGTCGGGCAGCAGGCCTACATCGGAATCGGCGCGTACAGCGTGATCGCGTTCGCCGACCTGGGCGTGCAGCCGTACCTGGCGGTGCTGCTGGCCGCGGTGACCTGCGCGATCTTCGCGGTGCCGACGTCGTGGCTGGCGTTCCGGCTGCGCGGCGACTACTTCGCCGTGGGCACCTGGGTGATCGCGGAGGTCTACCGGCTGCTGGTCGTGCGGGTCAGCAGCCTCGGCGGGGCCAGCGGCAAGAGCCTCACCGGGCTGTCCGGCCTCGACCAGACGCTGCGCGGCGCGCTGACGTACTGGGTCGCGCTCGGGCTCGCCCTCGCCTCGATCGCGGGTTGCTATCTGCTGCTGCGGGGCCGGCTGGGGCTGTCGCTGATGGCGGTGCGCGACGAGGAGACCGCGGCAAGTTCGGTCGGGATCGACGTACGCCGCGCCAAGCTCCTGGTCTATCTGGTTTCCGCGGCGGGCTGCGGCGCCGCCGGCGGCGTGATCACGGTGAGTTCGCTCAGCGTGAACCCGGATGCGATCTTCAGCGTCCAGTGGTCGGCCTACATGATCTTCATCGTGGTCATCGGTGGGATCGGCTACATCGAGGGTCCGCTGCTGGGCGCGGTGGTCTTCTTCGCCCTGCAGCAGCTGCTGTCCGACTACGGGTCCTGGTATCTGATCCTGCTGGGAGCCATCGGCATGGCGGTCGCGTTGTGGCTGCCGCGCGGGCTGTGGGGTCTGGTGCGCGACCGGACCGGGCTGAGCCTGTTCCCGGTGGGCTATTTCGTGCGGACGCGGGCTGCCGATGCCGACCCGACCTGA
- a CDS encoding branched-chain amino acid ABC transporter permease produces MDFLNALIQGLLIGGLYALFATGLSLMFGVMRIVNLAHGDLAVVASFLALALISGTGLPLWFVLVVTVPLFAVLGYLTQRVLLQKSLKSGPLATLLVTFGLSIVLQNVLLEMFSADTRTLDGGSFATGSFEITGAISIGYLSLATFVLAALVLTGIQLFLSRTGLGRMLRASSDDPETANLVGGDSRHIYGIATAIAFATVALAGLMFAMRSSFDPSIGPSRLIFAFEAVVIGGLGSLWGTLLGGIILGVTQSIGSQIDPALTLLAGHLIFLAVLAFRPQGLIAGRKA; encoded by the coding sequence ATGGACTTTCTCAATGCCCTCATCCAGGGGCTGCTGATCGGCGGCCTGTACGCGCTGTTCGCCACCGGCCTGTCGCTGATGTTCGGCGTGATGCGGATCGTCAACCTGGCCCACGGTGACCTCGCGGTGGTCGCCTCGTTCCTGGCCCTCGCCCTGATCAGCGGCACCGGCCTGCCCCTGTGGTTCGTGCTGGTGGTGACCGTCCCGCTGTTCGCGGTGCTCGGCTACCTGACCCAGCGGGTGCTGCTGCAGAAGAGCTTGAAATCGGGCCCACTGGCGACGCTGCTGGTCACCTTCGGCCTGTCGATCGTGCTGCAGAACGTGCTGCTGGAGATGTTCTCCGCCGACACCCGCACGTTGGACGGCGGCTCGTTCGCGACCGGCTCGTTCGAGATCACCGGGGCCATCTCCATCGGGTATCTGTCGCTGGCGACGTTCGTGCTGGCGGCCCTGGTGCTGACCGGGATCCAGCTGTTCCTGTCGCGGACCGGGCTGGGCCGGATGCTGCGGGCCTCGTCCGACGACCCGGAGACCGCCAACCTGGTGGGCGGCGACAGCCGGCACATCTACGGCATCGCCACCGCCATCGCGTTCGCGACCGTCGCGCTCGCCGGGCTGATGTTCGCGATGCGCTCGTCGTTCGATCCGTCGATCGGCCCGTCCCGGCTGATCTTCGCGTTCGAGGCGGTCGTCATCGGCGGTCTCGGGTCGCTGTGGGGCACCCTGCTGGGCGGCATCATCCTCGGCGTCACCCAGTCGATCGGCTCGCAGATCGACCCGGCCCTGACGCTGCTCGCCGGCCACCTGATCTTCCTCGCCGTGCTGGCCTTCCGGCCGCAGGGCCTCATCGCGGGACGGAAAGCATGA